In one window of Paenarthrobacter nicotinovorans DNA:
- the rpmH gene encoding 50S ribosomal protein L34, producing MSKRTFQPNNRRRAKKHGFRLRMRTRAGRAILAARRGKGRVELSA from the coding sequence GTGAGCAAGCGGACTTTTCAGCCGAATAACCGCCGTCGGGCCAAGAAGCACGGCTTCCGCCTTCGTATGCGCACCCGTGCCGGCCGCGCCATCCTGGCTGCCCGTCGCGGCAAGGGCCGCGTCGAACTGTCGGCGTAA